The window TCTCTGCTTAGAGGCCCCCTGACTGCTAAAACTTTCAATGGTTTGTGTTTTAACGGCAATTCCGGCGATAAAACCCCACTCCCCCAAATCACGGTCCGCTCGTTCGTTAATTGGCTAATAACACTCCCGATACATAGGTAATTGACACTCTTCTTTAATCTCGAGATACTGCTGAACGTGTAAGGAATCACGGTTTTTCCTGAAATAAGCCCTACTAAATCACGGTTTAAATCATCTCCAAAATTATAAAATTCCGGATCTGATTGAGGCGGAATCCAATAATTCACGACAACCTTATCTCGGGAGATAATATCTTTCAAAAAATAATGAAGGCCGTACCTTTCACGCTTGATTATTTTCCTTAGCTTATTTATTATTTTATTCTTCATATGCAACCACTGTTGTCCGATAAAACTTTTTTTGAAGAAGTACGAGGGCAAATCTGAGTTTGCCCATCGTACTAATAATTGTAGCTTTGTATTTAGCACAAAACAAGACTACAATGAACAAAAGTACTTATTTTTTCGGACAATCGGTTTTCGGACAGCTCATATCTATGATAGATTCAGGAATCATCGCTCGAAACAGCAAACGCCACAAGGCTGATCATTACGTGAAACGTTTCATGGCCAAGGATCACCTCATAAGCATGTTATTTTGTGTTTTCGCCAAATGCTCCTCCCTGCGAGAGGTGGCGGGCGCAATGCTCGGTCTTTCAGGCAAGACCAGGCATTTCCAACTCGGCCACATACCCTACAGGAGCACATTGTCGGACGCCAACAAGCGCCGGAGTGTTGATTTCTTCTCGGGCGTGTATCACGATTTGCTCCGCGAGTATCAACACGTGATCTCGGACACCCGGTTCAAGGCCGTGTTGAACAAGCAGGTCGAGATCTTCGACAGCACGGTCATCAGCTTGTTTCAGGACATCCTGAAGTGCGTCGGCAGAACACCCTCTAACGGTAAACGCAAAGGGGGGATCAAGGTGCACACCGTCATCAATGTGGACGAGCCCGTTCCCAAGATGGCATGGTTCACGTCCGCCGCCACGCACGACCACGCGCTGTTGAAGAAACTCAGCCCCGACGACAACACCATTTACGTCTTCGACAAGGGATACAACGACTACAAGGCCTTCAAGCTGTTCGGTAAGAAGGGAGCCGGCTTCGTCACCCGCATCAAGGACGACGCCGTTTACAAGGTGGAACAAGAGCTTCACGTTGAAGAATGCATTCATAGCGGCGTGCTGGAGGACACCATCATAGAGGTGACCGTCAAGGAGGACGATGGGCAGGGCAAGCTGATGTTGCGCAAGGTGGTGTTCTACGACAGGGTGTTGAAACGCAAGTTCGAGTTCCTCACCAACCTGTTCGACCTTCGTCCCGACATGATAGCCGCCCTTTACAAGATCAGATGGCAAATTGAGCTGCTGTTCAGGCAGTTGAAAGGGAACTTCCCCTTGAAGTACTTCCTCGGGGACAACGAGAACGCGATAAAAACACAGATATATTGCGCCTTGATCGTGAACCTCTTGCTCACGGTTGTTCAAAAGCGGTTGAAACGGCGCTGGGCATTCTCGAACCTGGTATCATTTTGCAGGATACACCTGTTCAATTACTTGCATTTGATGAGATTTTTAGAAAATCCGGAACGAGACTGGCAACGGGATGACAAGAATTTAGGGATGCTCACCCTTTTCAGGGGGGGCTTACTTTTGAGAATAATAGAAAACTAAAAAAACATGTCTGATAATATGATGGTTGGAAGTCAAGCAAAATTAAAACCAGTTTTTATCGGACGGCAATGATTTCAAAAATATGAAATGAAATATTATTGCGTATATTATGACGAATAAGTGATAAAATAGCAATTCCTGCATGTTGACAGAAATTATCATCCGTTGCCATTACGATGTGAATCATTTGATGGGAATTTAATTTCATTAATTACAATACTCATTTGATGAGACCAACTTAAAAATTTAACGCTCTCACGAATCTCACTCGGGGCGATGGTATTATTATCACAATATTTCATGATTTTTTCAATATCAATGGGAGACTCATTTGCCGGAAATTTCATCACGTATTCCTTGCTATCAAAATCATCATCTGTCTCAGAATATCCAAAAGCAATACCCCGTGCCGCGTATTCCCGGTTTTTTAATGTTCGGATTACATCTATTCCACTCCGATGGCGTCCCAAGCTTCCGATACCAAAATGCGCTTTATTAAACATTTCATCCAGTTTCTCTCCCCAAAGTGGTCCATACAACAAGACATAAGATGCCAAGTCATTCTCATTGATCAAGGGTAAAATATCCATCTCTTCCCTTTCACCACTAAGTGCCCCAACAATATGAAAATAAACCTTACGGGAAGGATTCGATTTATAATACTCTACCATTCCCGCGATAACCCGGTCAAATCCATGCCAATAGTGAATTTCGGCAACGCCCAGCAGATGAATTGCGCTATCTGTTATTTTTACCGGGCTTCGAAGAGGTATAGAATCAAAATCAATTCCATTAGAGATTCGTATTGTCCTCTGTCCAAATATACGGTCCTTATCAGAAAATGTGACGATTGCATCTAAATATTTAGCTAACTGTCTCCGGAAACAGCGATCGATTAATAAATTTAGTTTCTCCGTACTCCTAAATATTCTTGATCGTACGGGAAAGTCGGTATTTCCATAACAATTTTTACACCCCTATCTCGCAACTTTCTGACAAA of the Petrimonas mucosa genome contains:
- a CDS encoding IS4 family transposase, which codes for MNKSTYFFGQSVFGQLISMIDSGIIARNSKRHKADHYVKRFMAKDHLISMLFCVFAKCSSLREVAGAMLGLSGKTRHFQLGHIPYRSTLSDANKRRSVDFFSGVYHDLLREYQHVISDTRFKAVLNKQVEIFDSTVISLFQDILKCVGRTPSNGKRKGGIKVHTVINVDEPVPKMAWFTSAATHDHALLKKLSPDDNTIYVFDKGYNDYKAFKLFGKKGAGFVTRIKDDAVYKVEQELHVEECIHSGVLEDTIIEVTVKEDDGQGKLMLRKVVFYDRVLKRKFEFLTNLFDLRPDMIAALYKIRWQIELLFRQLKGNFPLKYFLGDNENAIKTQIYCALIVNLLLTVVQKRLKRRWAFSNLVSFCRIHLFNYLHLMRFLENPERDWQRDDKNLGMLTLFRGGLLLRIIEN